The nucleotide sequence GGGTGCGTGTCCGTGCGGGGTGTTACGTGCGACGATCACCACGCCGATGAACGTCAACGCCATTCCCACCCACAGCATCGGGCTGATTTTCACGCCTTCGTGCAATCGCAACACCGAAACGATCGCGGTCACGGCCACCGCGCCGCCAAACACGATGGGCATCACCAACAGGGCGTTGCCGCGGCTGGTCATCATTGCGGTGGTCAAACAACACGCGCCAAGTGCGCCCAGCGTGCCCGCCAAGAACCCCCACTTGGCCGTTGCGAAATGGGCCCCCGTGTACGTGAAGCTGTCTCCTTTGACCTTCATCATTGCGATGCCGCCGATGATCGCGATGACCAGATAAGCGATGCCGATGAAGACGTAAGGTTTGAAGGGGGACCAGCCTTCGGGCGGCAACAGCGGTTTGCCGTCGATGCCGCGCGGCGTTGCCGCATTGCCAATGGTCGGTCCGTAACAGCCCCAAAACAACGCGGTGCCGATGGCAAACAGGATGGGAATCAACATTTTGTTCATGAACGCCTCAGTCGGAGGATATTTGATCGGGTCAGGGGCGGAACAGAGTTTGATCGAAAGCGATGCCGTCCGTACCGCGGTGGGTCAGACGTTGAACAGGAAATGACAGATATCGCCGTCCTGCATCACGTAACTTTTGCCTTCCACGCGTAGTTTACCGGCCTGTCGAATTTCTTTTTCACCGCCGTGTTCTTCCAGGTCAGCAAGTGAATAGACTTCGGCGCGAATGAACCCACGCTCGAAATCACTGTGAATCACCCCCGCCGCTTGCGGCGCGGTCGCACCGATGGGTACCGGCCAAGCACGGACTTCCTTTTCGCCGGCGGTGAAGTAACTCTGCAAACCCAGCGTGTGATAGGCAGCTCGGGCGATTTGGTTCAGCGCCGGTTCGGCCAGCCCGACATCGGTCAACATTTCTTCGCGGTCTTCTTCATCCAGTTCCGCGATCTCCGCCTCCAGCTTCGCACACACGCAGGCAACGTCGGCACCGACTTTGTCGGCATGCTGGCGGACTTTGTCGACCAGCGGGTTTTTGCCGTCCAAGTCAGTCTCATCCACGTTCGCGACGAACAGGATGGGTTTGGCCGTCAGCAATCCGAAACTGGAAATCGCGGCGGTTTCGGCTTCATTCAAATTCAGCAATCGCAGCGGCTTGCCCTCGTTCAAATGTTCGCTGCATTTTTCGATCACCGTGACGCGCAGTTTCGCTTCCTTGTCGCCGCTGCGTGCGGTCCGCTGGGCTTTGCCCAACGCGTTTTCCAGCGACTGCAAATCGGCCAGCATCAATTCGGTTTCGATCGTGTCGATGTCGGCCAGCGGATCCACCGACCCGGCGACGTGGGTGACATCGGGGTCTTCGAAACAGCGGACGACCTGCAAAATCGCGTCGACTTCGCGGATGTGGCTCAGGAACTTATTGCCCAACCCTTCGCCTTCGCTGGCACCTTTGACGATGCCCGCGATATCCACCAGCTTCAACGTCGCGGGAATCAACTTTTGCGGCACGATGTACTTGGTGATCCGGTCCAAACGCTGGTCCGGCACGCTGACGATCCCTTCGTTGGGTTCGATCGTGCAGAACGGATAGTTTTCGCTTTGCGCGGCCTTGGACAGCGTCAAAGCATTGAACAGCGTGCTTTTGCCGACGTTCGGCAAGCCAACGATTCCGGCTTCCATGTGGATCTGGACGGGGCAACGGGTGAAGGGACGGGAAAAAGCGAAACGGACGCCTGGGCGTCGGAGCGGAAAAATCTATCAGTCCGAATGGTTTTCGTCGAAGGGCATCGGCAAAGAACGTGGGCGGAGTCGAATTTTGGAAAATCTTTGAATTTTCATTGATGCCTAGCTTCTGACGGTGCCGATGCAGATCGATGAGCATGAAGCTCGCTTGACCCATCACGGACGACGCCACCCCACCTTCGTTGCAGGTTTCGTCCGTGCGAGTCTTGAATCTTGCCGTCGTCATTTGCGTCGGCGGCGTCTTGGCGGCATTGCCTTTCCGCCTTCACCAAAAGTCGTCCCAGCCGACTCAGCCACCCGCCAGGGCCACCGGTCCGACGGCATCGCAGAGCCATCTGTTTGGCGAAACCGGCCATCTGTTCGGTGAATCGAGCGACCTTTTCGCTGGCCCCAGCCCTCGCTTGGAACCGGCCAGCCCGGCGGCAAGCGATGATTTGAAGTCGCTGACCGATCTGGTCGCCTACGATCCGCCGCCGCCCCCTCCCGGGCCGTCGGTACGCCGTCCGCCGATGAACTTACCGCTGACGTACGAGGACCTGGCCGTCCCGGTCCAACCCACCGAAACGATGCGCCAACGATTCGACGCGGTCGCCAAGTACGCCCAGCCGCCCGCCCAGAACACCCAGGGGCAAACCCAGCGACCGGTCGATGCACCGCCCCGCATGCCGTTTGGTGGATCGTTGGCCGGCGTCGGGACCGATGCAGCCGGCGACGACATCACGCAGGGCAACATGAACCGAGTTGATTCAGCCCGCCCGCATGCCCCGGCTGCCGAAGCGACCGGTGTCCAAGGCCGAACCGCGGCGACACAGTTGCGCCCGACGGTTTCCGGTGCTCCGATGCCCTCCGGCAATGTATCGGCAAACGCCGGGGCGACCTTTCGAGATGCGATGACGATGCAGATGGGGCAAACCCCCGTCGCCCCCTCAACGCCGATCCCCAGCCTGAGCGGATCACCCGGCGACGCCCTGGCCGCGTCACCCTTTGCAACGTCAAAGTCGTCGGCCGCAGGCGCGTCGAACCGACCCAACAACCCCGAACGTGAACGCCACTGGATCCGACAACCGTAGGCCGACAAAAGAATCGACCACCAGACCGCCACGTCGACGACGTGAAGCGAACGCTTAGCCGGCGGTCTGTCGATTTCGACGCAGTTGACCGCACGCGGCATCGATTTCGCCGCCCTTGCGTTGACGAAACTTCACGGTCACGCCGCCTTGTTCCAAGATCTGGCGAAACTTGGCGATCGCCGTCTTGGTCGGCTCCAGATACGGCAAGCCCGCAACCGGGTTGTACGGAATCACGTTCAGCATCACGTTTCGCGACTTCAACAACTTGACCAGTTGTCGCGCGCAGGTTTCGTCGTCGTTCACGCCGCCCAACAAGACGTATTCAAAAGTCAAGCGTCGACCATTGGCGGCAAAGTATCGATCGGCCGCTTGCAGCACCGCGTCCATGCCGACCTTTCGATTGACCGGCACCAATTCGTTTCGCAACGCTTCGTTGGGCGCGTGCAAGCTAACCGCCAGATTGAACGGCACGTCGGCAGCCGCCAAACGATCGATGGCCGGGGGCAATCCGACCGTGCTGATCGTGATCCGTCGCGGGCTGATCCCCAGCCCCTTTTCCGCTTTCGCGACATCCAATGCCGCCAACACGTTGTTCAGGTTTGCCAGCGGTTCGCCCATCCCCATCATCACGATATGGCTCAGGCGTTCATCCTCCGGCAGGCGTGATTGCAAACGCAGCATCTGTTCCAGGATTTCACCGCGGGTCAGATTGCGTTCCACTCCATCCAAACCGCTGGCACAGAACACGCACCCCATCGCACATCCGACTTGGCTGCTGACACAGATGCTGCGGCGAATTCCGTCACGCAACAACACGCATTCAACTTCGCCGCCACCGGACAATCGCACCAATAGCTTTTCCGTACCGTCGGAACTGGTTTGACACGCAGCTTCATCGGCTTGAAAGATGACAAAGTCTTCTTCCAACCGCTGACGCAACGCCGCCGGCAAATTGCTCATCATCTGGAACGAATCCGCACGACGCTGGAACACCCAAGACCAGACTTGGCCGACGCGAAACTTGGGTTGCCCCTGCTGCTTCATCCACTCGGCCAGATCGGCGTCGGTCAAATCCAGCAGGTGCCGCTTGGACACGCTGGTCTGGGTGGGCGGGGTGACGGTGGGAAGCACGGTGGTCAATTCTGTTGGTCCAAAGATGGTGTTAGACTGCCCATCATCGAAGACTTTGCGACGCCCACCAAGCCCAACCGCGACGAAGCCGGCGAAGTTTTCTGGCCACCACCTGACGCAACATCGCGTTGCGACCGGCAAAATGGCATTTCGTTTCCCCCAAGCCACCCAACAATGAGCCCCACGCTGATGAACGCTGACGCCGCCTTGGATCGTTTCGTCGAATTGACCAAGATCCCTGGAAAAAGCGGCGACGAAAAAATGGTCGCTCAACAGATCGTCCAGGCTTTGCTAAACGCGGGGCTGGACGGGCAACAAATCGCATTCGACGACGCGAACCAGCGGACCCGCATCCCCGGTAACTGTGGGAATTTGATCGTCCACCTGCCGGGCACCGGTTCGGGGCCGACCACGATGCTTTCGGCTCACATGGACACCGTTCCGATCTGTGTCGGCAGCCAACCGGTTCGCCAGGGCGATGAAATGACCAGCGAAACGCCCACCGGCTTGGGCGCCGACGATCGCTCCGGGTGCGCGGCGATTTTAACCGCGGCCATCGAACGCTTGAATTGCGGGCGAGTCGATCTGCCCCCCGCCGTCATCGCGTTCTTTATTCAAGAAGAAGTCGGCTTGGAGGGCGCACGTCACTTGGACAAGGACCTGATCGGCAAAGTCGACCGCGCGTTCAACTTCGACGGTGGTTCGGTCGACAAGCTGACCAACGGTGCGATCGGCGGCGAGCGCTTGGAGATCGAAATCACCGGTGTCGCTTCCCATGCCGGTGTGGCCCCAGAAAAGGGAGCCAGCGCTATCACGATGGCGTCCCTTGCGATCGCGGATTTGCACCAACGTGGTTGGCTGGGCAAAGTCGTCAAAGACCAGGGTGTGGGAACTTCCAACGTGGGTGTCATCAACGGGGGCGAAGCGACCAACGTGGTCACGCCTCAATTGACCCTACGTGCCGAAGCCCGCAGCCATGACGCCAACATGCGGATGGCAATCGTCGCGGAAATTCGTCAAGCATTTGAAAACGCAGTCGCCAATGTTTGCACCGAGGCCGGCCAGTGCGGCCAGCTGAAATTCGATTCGCACGTCGACTACGAAGCGTTCCGGTTGCCCGAAGATCATCCGTCAATCACGGCGGCCGACGCTGCGGTCCGCGACCTGGGACGAACACCTTATATCGAAGTCGCCGGCGGGGGCTTGGACGCAAACTGGTTGTTCATCCACGGGATCGAATCGGTCACCATGGGCTGTGGCCAATGCAATATCCATACGATCGACGAACGTTTGAATATCCCCGACTACTTGGATGCCTGCCGGATCGCCACCGGACTGATCACCGGCAAGTATTGATTGGAATCGATCGTTTCCTAGGTCCACCACGTTTGGGTAGATTCGCCGCCATGAATGACGACGACATGGTCTGTCTGTGCTTTCAAGTCACACGACGAAAGATCGTTCAATTCATCCGAGTGGAAAAACCCAAACGGCTCAGCCAACTGTCGCAGTGCTATTCCGCTGGAACCGGATGCGGATGGTGTCGCCCGTTCTTGGAAAGGCTGATGGAACAAACCGACTCCGATTTGCCCGATTCCAGCGCCTACCAATCTGGCCGACGCCGACATATCCGCGACAAGAACGACACGCCATAAAGTATCGGTGCACCCCTGCGACGGCCACAATCACCGATGGCTTATCCCAGACGCATCTCATTCGTAGACCAGCTGTGCCGTCGCCTTCGTATCCGTGTCGGAAATCAAACGCACCCAACACGCGGAAAACCGATCTGGAAAACGATGGGTGATTTCTTGGTTGGCGGGGCAAGTCAAACGGTCATAATCCACCCACAAATCGGTGCCATCCACATCGACCTGGACCGTGAACGTCACATCACTTTGATGCTCGTGCGACAGGGTCATCGTCTTTTGGTCATATCCAGTCATCAAGTAAGCATCCGAAGCCACGTCGGCGGCGACGGTGGATTCGTACCAGGGGCCACCGTGTCCGACCGGTTTGCCTAATTGCCAAAGATCGTCCACGCCACCAAACCACAATCCGACGGACCGATCCGCATCCAAGAAGACGTGCGAATCGTCGATGGCATCCGGCGACAAGCCCGCCAACACCAGCAAGCCATTCCAAGAACAAAAGTCGGAAATCCATTTGCGATGGCTGGCAACCGGACGGATCCGATTCCACGCCGGCGGCGCACCATTGGTCACCAAGGGCAGTTCA is from Crateriforma conspicua and encodes:
- the ychF gene encoding redox-regulated ATPase YchF, whose translation is MEAGIVGLPNVGKSTLFNALTLSKAAQSENYPFCTIEPNEGIVSVPDQRLDRITKYIVPQKLIPATLKLVDIAGIVKGASEGEGLGNKFLSHIREVDAILQVVRCFEDPDVTHVAGSVDPLADIDTIETELMLADLQSLENALGKAQRTARSGDKEAKLRVTVIEKCSEHLNEGKPLRLLNLNEAETAAISSFGLLTAKPILFVANVDETDLDGKNPLVDKVRQHADKVGADVACVCAKLEAEIAELDEEDREEMLTDVGLAEPALNQIARAAYHTLGLQSYFTAGEKEVRAWPVPIGATAPQAAGVIHSDFERGFIRAEVYSLADLEEHGGEKEIRQAGKLRVEGKSYVMQDGDICHFLFNV
- the rlmN gene encoding 23S rRNA (adenine(2503)-C(2))-methyltransferase RlmN produces the protein MLPTVTPPTQTSVSKRHLLDLTDADLAEWMKQQGQPKFRVGQVWSWVFQRRADSFQMMSNLPAALRQRLEEDFVIFQADEAACQTSSDGTEKLLVRLSGGGEVECVLLRDGIRRSICVSSQVGCAMGCVFCASGLDGVERNLTRGEILEQMLRLQSRLPEDERLSHIVMMGMGEPLANLNNVLAALDVAKAEKGLGISPRRITISTVGLPPAIDRLAAADVPFNLAVSLHAPNEALRNELVPVNRKVGMDAVLQAADRYFAANGRRLTFEYVLLGGVNDDETCARQLVKLLKSRNVMLNVIPYNPVAGLPYLEPTKTAIAKFRQILEQGGVTVKFRQRKGGEIDAACGQLRRNRQTAG
- a CDS encoding (2Fe-2S)-binding protein, with the protein product MNDDDMVCLCFQVTRRKIVQFIRVEKPKRLSQLSQCYSAGTGCGWCRPFLERLMEQTDSDLPDSSAYQSGRRRHIRDKNDTP
- a CDS encoding M20/M25/M40 family metallo-hydrolase; the encoded protein is MSPTLMNADAALDRFVELTKIPGKSGDEKMVAQQIVQALLNAGLDGQQIAFDDANQRTRIPGNCGNLIVHLPGTGSGPTTMLSAHMDTVPICVGSQPVRQGDEMTSETPTGLGADDRSGCAAILTAAIERLNCGRVDLPPAVIAFFIQEEVGLEGARHLDKDLIGKVDRAFNFDGGSVDKLTNGAIGGERLEIEITGVASHAGVAPEKGASAITMASLAIADLHQRGWLGKVVKDQGVGTSNVGVINGGEATNVVTPQLTLRAEARSHDANMRMAIVAEIRQAFENAVANVCTEAGQCGQLKFDSHVDYEAFRLPEDHPSITAADAAVRDLGRTPYIEVAGGGLDANWLFIHGIESVTMGCGQCNIHTIDERLNIPDYLDACRIATGLITGKY